A segment of the Corylus avellana chromosome ca2, CavTom2PMs-1.0 genome:
TAATTTCCATGGAAACGGCTGCGCATCATCGACCCATATACCGTGCACGTTTACCAACAGCCGACCATCGTAGACCAAAGCCAAAAAATGTCCGAGCCCATGTTGATGTCGGCTTGCCCATGAGACGAACCTCCGATCTGACTCTGCGACGAGTTTCTGCCAATACAATCATCAATATCTTCAACAATCGGCTCCAAGATCCACGACCCTTTTGCGCTCACGCCCACAACAAGAAGTCAATGGCCGACGAGGTAACAAGCAAGACTCCACCAGACCCAGAGGCAATCAAGAACAAGAAGGAATCGGAAGAAGAATCGAAGCAGAAATTGCCTCCCCCGCCGGAGAAGCCCTTGCCGGGGGATTGTTGTGGCAGTGGGTGCGTGCGGTGCGTGTGGGACCTGTACTATGAGGAGCTCGAGGATTACAACAACCTTTGCGAAAGTGATTCCAAGCCCAAATCCACAACCTCTTGATGTTCTTTGATTTGTATTTCGATTAGCTTGATTTTGGGTTTCTTGAAATTGAATACAGATTTTTCGATTGTTGTGATTTTTATTCGATTATTGTTTATCAATGAAATGGGTCGATTGCCTTTCCTACTATATACTTCTTGGCAATTT
Coding sequences within it:
- the LOC132173120 gene encoding UPF0651 protein P31B10.02, mitochondrial, giving the protein METAAHHRPIYRARLPTADHRRPKPKNVRAHVDVGLPMRRTSDLTLRRVSANTIINIFNNRLQDPRPFCAHAHNKKSMADEVTSKTPPDPEAIKNKKESEEESKQKLPPPPEKPLPGDCCGSGCVRCVWDLYYEELEDYNNLCESDSKPKSTTS